The following nucleotide sequence is from Treponema pectinovorum.
AAGGCTGGAAACCTTTTTGATAGAATTTATATATTTTAATACAAATAACAATCGATGAATTTTTACTTAAAACTAAAAGAAACAATTTCTTCCGTTGCCCCAATAATGATTTTGGTATTTTTGTTGGGCTTTACGATTGCTCCGCTTGGAAAGAATCTTTTAATTCAATTTTTCTTTAGCGGATGTCTTGTCATAATTGGTCTTACAATTTTTTTGATTGGGGTTGATATTGGTATATTGCCAATTGGAGAGCGGAGCGGTGCTGCGCTCACTTCGAAAAAAAATCTTTCCCTTTTGATTTTTACTGCATTTTTTATTGGTTTTATAGTTACATTTGCAGAACCAGATGTTCAGGTTTTGGCAGACCAGGTTAGAGGCATTGATTCTAGTGTTTCAAAATGGGGACTCATAATTGCGATTGCAGTTGGTGTTGGTCTTTTTGTCGCAATCGGAATTTTCCGCACGATACTTTCTATACCTCTTCGCCTTATTTTGATAATTTCTTATGTTTTGGTGTTTTTGTTTGCTTTTTTTGCGCCAGAAGAATTCCAGGGCGTTGCCTTTGATTCTGGAGGAGCGACAACTGGACCTATGACGGTTCCGTTTATAATGGCGTTAGGCGTTGGTGTTGCTGCTGTTCGTGCAAAAACTTCAGAAAAAGCGAAACTTTCTTCATCGAACGACGATAGTTTTGGTCTTACAGGAATCGCTTCGATTGGTCCAATTCTTGCGGTTGTTGTGTACGCGATAATCTCTGCAAAATTGAATGGAGCTTCATCTTCGAATTTGGATTCTACAGTTGCGGCGAGCGGTGCAGAACAGGCTTTGGTTGAAATTCCTACCTTGTTTCAAAAAGTTCCAGAAGTTACAAAAGAGGTTTTGCTCGCTTTGCTTCCTCTTGTTGCTATGGCGATAATTTTTCAAATCACTCTTTTAAAAATGCCTCCTATGCAAGTAATCAGAATGATTCGGGGTTTTCTCTTGAGTTTTGTAGGGCTGGTTATTTTTTTGAGCGGAGCGCATGGCGGATTTATGCCAGTTGGGCAAAAATTAGGCGAATCGCTGGGAGCCCTTGCGATTTCTGGCGACAAACAACTCGTTTTGTATGACGCTTTAGGCACTGTCGAAAAAATTATGCGCATTCCAGGCTTAACAGAAGTCATAATCCTTATCCTTGTAGGTTGCGTTTTTGGAGCAGTTGTTGTTTGTGCAG
It contains:
- a CDS encoding DUF1538 domain-containing protein encodes the protein MNFYLKLKETISSVAPIMILVFLLGFTIAPLGKNLLIQFFFSGCLVIIGLTIFLIGVDIGILPIGERSGAALTSKKNLSLLIFTAFFIGFIVTFAEPDVQVLADQVRGIDSSVSKWGLIIAIAVGVGLFVAIGIFRTILSIPLRLILIISYVLVFLFAFFAPEEFQGVAFDSGGATTGPMTVPFIMALGVGVAAVRAKTSEKAKLSSSNDDSFGLTGIASIGPILAVVVYAIISAKLNGASSSNLDSTVAASGAEQALVEIPTLFQKVPEVTKEVLLALLPLVAMAIIFQITLLKMPPMQVIRMIRGFLLSFVGLVIFLSGAHGGFMPVGQKLGESLGALAISGDKQLVLYDALGTVEKIMRIPGLTEVIILILVGCVFGAVVVCAEPAVWVLTDQVEEVSGGAISRHVMLVALSSGVAISIGLSMARVLFGFSLWAILIPGYAVSLLLTFFCPPLFTGIAFDSGGVASGPMTSTFILSFTLGASKACGGNPAVDAFGVIALVAMTPLIAIQILGIVFKIKTEKSASKNKTENLIEEAVR